Proteins encoded by one window of Marinoscillum sp. 108:
- a CDS encoding sugar phosphate isomerase/epimerase yields MKTIKGPAIFLAQFADDKEPFNNLKSICKWAKGLGYQGVQIPAWDGRLIDIKKAAESKTYADEIKGIVNEAGLEITELATHLQGQLVAVHPAYDIMFDTFAPDSVKGNPKARTEWAIDQVKSAATASKNLGIDVMASFSGALLWHTVYPWPQRPAGLVEMGFEELAKRWLPILDHAKDNGVEICYELHPGEDLHDGITYERFWEATGKHSSAKILYDPSHFVLQQLDYLQFIDFYHENIRMFHVKDAEFNPTGKSGVYGGFQGWVDRPGRFRSLGDGQVDFSGIFSKLSQYGYDGWAVLEWECCIKSPQQGAEEGAPFIQNHIIEVTEKAFDDFAGAKPDDVANRKILGIK; encoded by the coding sequence ATGAAAACCATTAAAGGACCAGCCATATTTTTAGCACAATTTGCTGATGATAAAGAACCATTCAATAACCTCAAAAGTATTTGCAAATGGGCCAAGGGGTTAGGTTATCAAGGGGTTCAGATCCCGGCGTGGGATGGCCGGCTGATCGATATAAAAAAGGCAGCGGAGAGCAAGACCTACGCCGATGAAATCAAAGGGATTGTGAATGAAGCCGGTTTGGAAATCACCGAACTGGCTACACACCTTCAGGGCCAGCTGGTGGCGGTACACCCGGCTTACGATATCATGTTTGATACATTCGCTCCTGATTCGGTCAAGGGAAACCCCAAAGCACGTACCGAATGGGCCATCGATCAGGTGAAGAGTGCAGCCACCGCCAGCAAAAACCTGGGTATTGATGTAATGGCAAGCTTCTCGGGTGCTTTGCTATGGCACACGGTATACCCATGGCCGCAGCGTCCCGCTGGCTTGGTGGAGATGGGTTTTGAGGAGCTGGCCAAGCGCTGGTTACCCATACTTGATCATGCCAAGGACAATGGAGTAGAAATTTGCTATGAGTTGCATCCCGGTGAGGACCTGCATGATGGCATCACCTACGAGCGTTTTTGGGAGGCCACAGGCAAGCATAGCTCCGCCAAGATTTTGTATGATCCATCGCACTTCGTCCTGCAGCAGCTCGACTACCTACAGTTCATAGATTTCTATCATGAAAACATTCGCATGTTCCATGTGAAGGATGCAGAGTTCAACCCTACCGGTAAGTCGGGAGTATATGGTGGCTTTCAGGGATGGGTAGACCGTCCGGGCAGATTCAGATCATTAGGGGATGGGCAGGTAGATTTTAGCGGTATTTTTTCTAAACTCAGCCAGTATGGCTATGATGGTTGGGCAGTGCTGGAGTGGGAGTGCTGTATCAAGTCTCCACAGCAGGGTGCTGAGGAAGGGGCGCCATTCATTCAGAATCATATCATTGAAGTGACAGAAAAGGCTTTTGATGATTTTGCAGGAGCCAAGCCAGACGACGTGGCCAACAGAAAGATATTAGGTATTAAGTAA